A stretch of the Streptomyces venezuelae genome encodes the following:
- a CDS encoding 3-oxoacyl-ACP reductase encodes MSSTQHEETVCRRLVGRTAVITGAGSGIGLATARRLASEGANVVCGDIDEKAGKAAAEEVGGTFVKVDVTDPEEVEALFRTAFDTYGSVDIAFNNAGISPPDDDSILTTGLEAWKRVQDVNLTSVYLCCKAALPYMQRQGRGSIINTASFVAIMGAATSQISYTASKGGVLAMSRELGVQFAREGIRVNALCPGPVNTPLLQELFAKDPERAARRLVHIPVGRFAEAEEIAAAVAFLASDDSSFINATDFLVDGGISGAYVTPL; translated from the coding sequence ATGTCCAGCACCCAGCACGAAGAGACCGTCTGCCGCCGCCTGGTCGGCCGTACCGCCGTCATCACCGGAGCCGGCAGCGGCATCGGCCTCGCCACCGCCCGCCGACTGGCCTCGGAAGGCGCCAACGTCGTCTGCGGGGACATCGACGAGAAGGCCGGCAAGGCCGCCGCCGAGGAGGTCGGAGGCACCTTCGTCAAGGTCGACGTCACCGACCCCGAGGAGGTCGAGGCGCTCTTCCGCACGGCCTTCGACACCTACGGCTCGGTCGACATCGCCTTCAACAACGCCGGCATCTCGCCCCCCGACGACGACTCCATCCTCACCACCGGACTGGAGGCCTGGAAGCGGGTCCAGGACGTCAACCTCACCTCCGTCTACCTCTGCTGCAAGGCCGCCCTGCCCTACATGCAGCGGCAGGGCCGCGGCTCCATCATCAACACGGCCTCGTTCGTGGCCATCATGGGCGCCGCCACCTCCCAGATCTCCTACACCGCCTCCAAGGGCGGCGTCCTCGCCATGTCCCGCGAACTGGGCGTCCAGTTCGCCCGCGAGGGCATCCGCGTCAACGCGCTCTGCCCCGGCCCGGTCAACACCCCGCTGCTGCAGGAGTTGTTCGCCAAGGACCCGGAGCGGGCGGCCCGCCGGCTCGTCCACATCCCCGTCGGCCGGTTCGCCGAAGCGGAGGAGATCGCCGCCGCGGTGGCCTTCCTCGCCAGCGACGACTCCTCCTTCATCAACGCCA